A window from Candidatus Aegiribacteria sp. encodes these proteins:
- a CDS encoding site-2 protease family protein gives MGIETPFVIILVFFSVVCHEIAHGYVALKLGDPTAYRMGRLTFNPVPHIDPIGTILLPAMFLITNSPIMLAWAKPVPVDPRHFRDPKQGMMWVAIAGPATNFAIALALTALLHLASGIMPTILVHSLAMAALMNIVLMVFNLLPIPPLDGSRIVARFLHGQALYSYRKLERFGLFIVFGLLWFGALSRILYPALNFAIRNLDLSQFLR, from the coding sequence ATGGGTATCGAAACTCCATTCGTAATTATCCTTGTTTTCTTCAGTGTAGTATGCCATGAAATAGCTCATGGATATGTTGCCCTGAAGCTTGGTGATCCCACAGCCTATAGAATGGGCAGACTTACGTTTAACCCGGTTCCTCACATAGATCCTATTGGAACCATTCTACTTCCGGCAATGTTTTTAATAACCAACAGTCCGATAATGCTTGCATGGGCAAAACCGGTTCCAGTTGATCCGAGGCATTTTCGAGATCCAAAACAGGGAATGATGTGGGTTGCAATAGCAGGACCTGCGACCAACTTTGCTATTGCCCTTGCGTTAACAGCCCTGCTTCATCTCGCATCCGGTATAATGCCGACTATACTTGTGCACAGTCTGGCTATGGCTGCTCTGATGAATATTGTACTTATGGTTTTCAACCTCCTGCCGATACCACCTCTTGATGGCAGCAGAATTGTAGCGAGATTTCTTCACGGACAGGCTCTGTACAGTTATAGAAAGCTGGAACGGTTTGGCCTGTTTATCGTATTCGGCCTCCTCTGGTTCGGAGCCCTTTCAAGAATCCTGTATCCGGCATTGAACTTCGCCATCCGAAACCTCGACCTCAGCCAATTCCTCCGCTAA
- a CDS encoding T9SS type A sorting domain-containing protein has translation MILIMIAMALFGDIYDEIPLTVNPDPNYVPDTYEEWLYSQPDYEPFSIRIIRGTDGADLVMIFEEGLTDSLDTGLLDQWIADITSQGLTAEVIEIPYTSPEDIKDYLEFNYNNSDLKGAILIGNLPVAWCMMDNDFLRYGESFPADYFFMDLDGTWEDLWIGYPSEGVPGNDGKYDTIGGSLDPEIYVGRIKVDNLSALGDPVDLLNAYLQRIHEWRTNNDPVLPVALCYVDDDWIPWADEWAADMGKLYSNTVLVSEANATNGTDYLENRLPYTYVWISPFVHSGPDTHYWQPGPTTTWNELVPANPFAHFYNLFACSNARFTTVHCMGSVYTFCTASGLASVGSTKSGAMLHFSPFYSPMGNDASIGEAYADWWDYITQGGLSPSERSWHLGMVLLGDPTLMPSMHMVGIEEEDIVLDALSGLTIDGNPCYSQVVISYPAEHGSVELYDTSGRLVAAGLIEDTSCALDVSSLGTGFYIVRVGVEGESATASVVILK, from the coding sequence ATGATTCTGATTATGATAGCAATGGCATTATTCGGTGATATTTACGATGAGATTCCGCTTACAGTTAATCCTGACCCGAATTACGTTCCGGATACGTATGAAGAATGGCTTTACAGTCAGCCTGATTATGAACCATTCAGTATAAGAATAATCAGGGGAACTGATGGAGCTGATCTGGTAATGATCTTCGAAGAGGGATTGACAGACAGTCTTGATACCGGGCTGCTGGATCAGTGGATTGCTGACATCACCTCCCAGGGACTGACTGCGGAGGTGATTGAAATTCCCTATACCTCACCTGAGGATATCAAGGATTACCTCGAATTTAACTACAATAATAGCGATCTTAAGGGTGCGATACTCATCGGCAATCTACCTGTGGCATGGTGCATGATGGATAATGATTTTTTGAGGTATGGAGAATCCTTTCCAGCTGATTACTTCTTTATGGATCTGGATGGTACATGGGAGGATCTCTGGATAGGGTATCCGTCTGAAGGTGTTCCCGGTAACGATGGCAAGTATGACACTATCGGTGGAAGTCTTGATCCTGAAATTTATGTTGGTAGAATTAAAGTCGATAACCTTTCTGCTCTCGGTGATCCTGTCGACCTGCTAAATGCCTATCTCCAGCGAATCCATGAATGGAGAACAAATAACGATCCGGTATTGCCAGTTGCCTTGTGTTATGTGGACGATGACTGGATCCCATGGGCGGATGAATGGGCTGCCGACATGGGTAAGCTCTATTCAAATACCGTTCTTGTCAGTGAGGCAAACGCAACTAATGGCACTGACTATCTCGAAAACAGGCTTCCCTATACTTACGTGTGGATAAGTCCATTCGTTCATTCCGGACCTGACACGCACTACTGGCAGCCAGGTCCTACCACTACCTGGAATGAACTGGTTCCAGCGAACCCGTTTGCCCACTTCTACAATCTGTTTGCCTGTTCTAATGCCAGGTTCACGACTGTTCATTGCATGGGCTCCGTGTATACATTCTGTACTGCGTCCGGTCTGGCTTCTGTTGGAAGCACCAAGAGCGGTGCTATGCTCCATTTCTCACCATTCTATTCCCCTATGGGGAACGACGCGTCTATCGGTGAAGCATACGCTGACTGGTGGGATTACATCACTCAGGGCGGATTGTCACCATCTGAAAGGTCATGGCATCTGGGAATGGTCCTTCTTGGAGATCCCACGCTCATGCCGTCTATGCATATGGTGGGTATTGAAGAGGAAGATATCGTTCTTGATGCTCTTTCCGGACTGACCATTGATGGAAACCCCTGTTATTCGCAAGTAGTAATCTCATATCCGGCTGAACATGGTTCAGTTGAACTCTACGATACTTCCGGAAGACTTGTTGCTGCCGGACTTATCGAAGACACCTCCTGTGCTTTGGATGTATCATCCCTGGGAACAGGTTTCTACATTGTTCGTGTAGGAGTTGAAGGAGAATCGGCAACAGCTTCTGTTGTGATTTTAAAGTAA
- a CDS encoding transposase — protein MFPGALYHVYVRGNRCQPIYLDDNDRYKFSEILQKILNRLKWKCYALCLMDTHYHLFIETPEMNLSKGMQNLNGIYAQYFNKHHDLVGHVFQGRYNAIVVDGENYFLELCRYIVLNPVKAGIVERPEDYLWSSYRQMAGIDESMPFIKTAALQKHFESSSGTAGENFRKFVLDGISGDSPLEDTRGGLILGEDKFVESLEDIMSDSKNESEFTKRQRYSNRPSIEKLFVIGVRSVKEARDKAIYKAYIDYGYSQKEIADFLELNFATVSRIVKKERDYSKY, from the coding sequence ATGTTTCCGGGAGCACTCTACCACGTATATGTTCGTGGTAACCGTTGCCAGCCTATTTATCTTGATGATAATGACAGATATAAGTTTTCTGAAATATTACAGAAAATACTGAATCGGCTAAAGTGGAAATGTTATGCCCTCTGTCTAATGGATACTCACTACCACCTTTTTATCGAGACTCCCGAAATGAATCTGTCTAAGGGAATGCAAAACCTCAACGGTATATACGCACAGTACTTCAATAAGCATCATGATCTTGTCGGACATGTTTTTCAGGGGAGGTACAACGCGATAGTTGTTGATGGTGAGAATTACTTCCTGGAACTTTGCAGATATATCGTACTTAATCCTGTGAAAGCTGGAATTGTTGAGAGGCCGGAAGATTATCTCTGGAGCAGCTACAGGCAGATGGCTGGAATTGATGAAAGCATGCCCTTTATTAAGACTGCGGCCCTGCAAAAGCATTTTGAAAGTTCATCTGGGACAGCCGGAGAAAATTTCAGGAAGTTTGTACTTGATGGAATATCAGGTGATTCTCCGCTTGAAGATACTAGGGGAGGATTGATACTCGGTGAAGACAAATTCGTAGAGTCTCTAGAAGATATAATGAGTGATTCCAAAAATGAATCTGAATTTACGAAGCGTCAGCGATATTCGAATAGACCTTCAATTGAGAAATTGTTTGTCATTGGCGTGAGGTCTGTAAAAGAAGCAAGAGACAAAGCTATATATAAGGCCTATATTGACTACGGATACAGCCAGAAGGAGATAGCTGATTTCTTAGAACTGAACTTTGCAACTGTGTCACGTATTGTAAAGAAAGAGCGTGATTATAGTAAATATTAG